A region from the Arachis ipaensis cultivar K30076 chromosome B01, Araip1.1, whole genome shotgun sequence genome encodes:
- the LOC107647666 gene encoding uncharacterized protein LOC107647666 has product MKDYTIRRGVDYWVHESEPTTFYAKCTQYSARCDWLIRVSKMSRKFCWEIRRYNGSHICTRATISQDHSKLDSNTVAEAIKPLVEADPSIRVKSVIAEVQSKFNYTISYRKAWLAKQKGDDLVPNIRVLHRVFWSYYPCIRAFRHCKPIVQVDGTHLYGKYKGCLLVAVSQDDNNNIVPIAFAIVEGETYEAWHFFLSNLRQHVVTRDGVGLISDRHDSIRSAIARYSQTVREYETRYQRLRERGEAYTNWLDRIPREQYALAFDGGYRWGHMTTNLVECINSVLKGARNLSVTALVKATFYRLNELFTQKRAETEARINAGHVFSELVTSKLHANQRAAGNIQVSCFDRQNEVFEVRECPSGVEYAVDLRQQRCDCGEFQVDRLRVDMCLLVVQTNVLIGNCMYMMSTRWNRFDECTGLGLGHSGIQQHGLFIMDLDS; this is encoded by the exons ATGAAAGATTATACAATCCGCAGAGGTGTGGATTATTGGGTGCATGAGTCAGAACCGACGACATTCTATGCTAAATGCACCCAGTATAGTGCAAGATGTGATTGGCTGATTAGGGTGAGCAAAATGTCCAGAAAGTTCTGTTGGGAGATAAGGAGGTACAATGGTAGTCACATCTGTACTAGGGCCACCATTTCTCAAGATCATTCGAAGCTGGATTCCAACACAgttgcagaagcaataaagccattGGTAGAAGCTGACCCGTCTATTAGGGTGAAATCAGTGATTGCGGAAGTACAGTCAAAGTTTAACTACACCATTAGTTATCGCAAAGCATGGTTGGCAAAACAGAAG GGAGATGACTTGGTTCCTAATATTCGTGTGCTACACCgagtcttctggagttattacccttGTATTAGAGCCTTCAGACATTGCAAGCCAATAGTGCAGGTAGACGGAACTCATTTGTATGGAAAATACAAGGGTTGTTTGTTGGTTGCAGTCTCACAGGATGACAACAACAACATCGTGCCGATTGCATTTGCGATAGTTGAGGGAGAGACATATGAGGCTTGGCACTTTTTTCTGAGTAACTTGCGACAGCATGTTGTGACACGTGACGGTGTGGGTCTTATCTCTGATCGACACGATTCCATTAGGTCTGCTATTGCTC GTTACTCGCAAACAGTTCGCGAGTACGAGACGCGTTATCAGCGTTTACGTGAGCGGGGTGAGGCTTATACCAACTGGTTGGATCGAATTCCGCGTGAGCAATACGCTTTAGCATTTGATGGGGGATATCGATGGGGTCATATGACAACCAATCTAGTAGAATGCATCAACTCGGTACTGAAAGGGGCTCGCAATCTTTCAGTCACTGCACTTGTTAAGGCAACATTTTACAGGCTTAATGAATTGTTCACCCAAAAAAGAGCCGAGACTGAGGCTCGAATTAATGCAGGACATGTGTTCTCTGAGCTTGTAACCTCCAAACTACATGCAAATCAGCGGGCAGCAGGTAACATCCAAGTGAGTTGCTTTGACCGACAGAATGAGGTATTCGAAGTGCGTGAGTGTCCTAGTGGTGTGGAGTATGCAGTGGACCTCCGTCAACAACGGTGTGACTGTGGTGAGTTCCAAGTTGACCGGCTCCGTGTCGACATGTGTTTGCTTGTTGTGCAAACCAACGTCTTGATTGGCAACTGTATGTACATGATGTCTACAAGATGGAACAGGTTCGACGAGTGTACAGGGCTAGGTTTAGGCCACTCGGGAATCCAACAACATGGCCTGTTTATCATGGACCTCGATTCGTAG
- the LOC107647677 gene encoding uncharacterized protein LOC107647677 → MGDNVDGISNLKASLHHTSEMKDLGSLSYFLSLEVISTDDSIYLSQAKHASDLLARVEIIDSRTESTPLEPNFALPLWMTLQFLSTPHNTHYAAVLCILRYIKGTLFHGLHFSAHSSLSLQAHSDAYWAGDSTDRRSTTGYCLFLGNSLISR, encoded by the exons atgGGAGAtaatgttgatggtatctctaaTCTTAAAGCCTCCCTTCACCATACTtctgagatgaaagatcttggttctctcagttaTTTTCTTAGTCTCGAGGTCATATCCACAGATGACAGtatctatctctctcaagctaagcatgcttcagatcttcttgctcgcgtGGAGATTAtagatagtcgcactgagtctactccccTTGAGCCTAACTTTGCTTTACCCCTATGGATgacact ccagttcttgtcaacTCCTCATAATACTCACTATGCGGCCGTTCTTTGCATTCTTCGCTATATCAAAGGCACTCTGTTTCATGGACTTCATTTTTCTGCCCATTCATCTTTATCCCTTCAAGCGCACTCAGATGCTTATTGGGCTGGTGATtccactgatcgtcgttctactactggttattgtttgtttcttggcaaCTCTCTCATTTCCAGGTGA